A section of the Drosophila sechellia strain sech25 chromosome 3L, ASM438219v1, whole genome shotgun sequence genome encodes:
- the LOC6610720 gene encoding ensconsin isoform X11 has product MASLGGQHGNISTNPEVENTAKRPESREGSAERKASKDREEKLKYARDRQNEERHRKIEELRAQAEAAQRYREQKEEERRRRIEEIRTRDTEKRHQVEERKKAIFEAEKERREYILKKNQERESRIEVKKRDRNSIGFAFGSSTPRLLDVPADYGLVSPSAFWGQRRSTSISNVAGASLTRRSSERELADSGAKKRASSSTDRQDDHRRKSSSMYEVFNWGYSNDEPPKRFSLSIAGSEINIDGPANPHPPPTSKQTANAHRPTNLTTTTATSTTTAGHNNFNNHNPYRKEDSVDSSPMVFRSVYRRKTDLMPTIPSPRDGHYGSRGSLSSTPARTPGSRSGNATPGGHFNSSRPGSAMSTSTNMSTSGLVPRRPATAPRKPRPASIAGTGMSLEEINKLKRDQKPPVKTTAASPSAQTTPKRTANLMSTSLIVTSSSSRLSSAEKKTPSKREPPVPKAASASKALPSRTASSERISRLTKEPKTKDTSAMTRSMIVTSSSTSTITKPTPAPVAPASAPVPEQNGVAKEVEKTPVDEPVPEAVVPTEAPVAVPSVSKAEKEALNTEKTEEGARQEEEQTFVVESLPEALVTSVNVEEKSDEGTEKEVPKAQEQAAPKKPSRSKENSEVRELTPPEGADLMTASMMAKKITTEEEAKAALAERRRLAREEAERQAELERQRLEAERLAEIKAQEEEAERQRLFEEESTRLAEEQRRGEEERLRKAIEEAQQREEEEKRRREEEEKQRVEREEAEKKAKEEAEKQRVEVAERLKREEKEREERRKRVEAIMLRTRKGGAATTPSKDANDKAAPAAPAPENNSSSNSSVTGSSNNSAEGSPSTADSTPAPTATDTVQEAPNSQAMYEQSVLDKENSLINSFSTMIIDENAKNLQQVSNGKLLVDFESTNTVPAVANGNGHIENVNNKNDINLLQDVVAPVATQLIDLSIESQDLHLNNNNSLLTSTAATTTLVTADSHENKDISLL; this is encoded by the exons CGTCCAAAGACCGTGAGGAGAAACTGAAATATGCCCGCGATCGCCAAAATGAGGAGCGCCACCGGAAGATCGAGGAGCTGCGCGCCCAGGCCGAGGCCGCCCAGCGCTACCGTGAacaaaaggaggaggagcgcCGTCGACGCATCGAGGAGATCCGTACCCGGGACACAGAGAAGCGCCACCAGGTGGAGGAGCGCAAGAAGGCCATTTTCGAGGCCGAGAAGGAGCGCCGCGAGTACATCCTCAAAAAGAATCAG GAACGCGAGTCCCGGATAGAAGTCAAAAAGCGGGACAGAAACTCCATCGGCTTCGCTTTTGGCTCCTCGACTCCCCGCCTGCTGGATGTGCCCGCGGATTATGGTCTGGTATCGCCCAGTGCCTTTTGGGGTCAGCGGAG GTCCACATCTATATCGAACGTAGCGGGCGCCTCGCTCACACGTCGAAGTTCAGAGCGTGAACTTGCCGACAGTGGTGCTAAGAAGCGTGCCTCCTCATCGACGGACCGACAAGATG ATCACCGACGCAAGTCTTCCTCCATGTACGAGGTGTTCAATTGGGGCTATTCCAATGACGAGCCGCCCAAGCGGTTCTCGCTCTCTATCGCCGGCAGCGAGATAAATATCGATGGGCCGGCCAATCCCCATCCGCCGCCCACTTCCAAACAAACAGCCAACGCGCACAGACCTACAAATCTCACAACAACCACAGCAACAAGCACCACTACTGCAGGCCACAACAACTTTAACAACCATAATCCGTATCGTAAGG AAGATAGCGTTGACTCATCACCCATGGTGTTCCGAAGCGTTTACCGCAGGAAAACGGACCTCATGCCGACAATACCTAGCCCCCGAGACGGGCATTATGGTTCGCGAGGCTCCCTGAGCTCCACGCCGGCCAGAACCCCAG GCTCGCGATCGGGAAATGCCACGCCCGGCGGACACTTCAATAGCTCAAGGCCCGGCAGCGCCATGTCCACATCGACAAACATGTCCACATCCGGGCTGGTGCCCAGGCGACCGGCAACAGCACCCCGAAAACCGAGGCCCGCTAGTATCGCCGGAACGGGCATGTCCCTCGAGG AGATTAATAAACTCAAGAGGGATCAGAAGCCGCCCGTGAAGACGACAGCCGCCTCACCATCCGCACAAACGACACCCAAACGAACTGCAAACCTTATGTCCACCTCCCTGATCGTGACCTCCAGCTCATCGCGGCTGAGCAGCGCCGAGAAGAAGACGCCCTCGAAGCGG GAACCTCCGGTACCCAAGGCAGCATCAGCTTCAAAGGCGCTTCCAAGTCGCACGGCCAGTTCCGAGCGCATCAGTAGGCTTACCAAGGAACCGAAAACCAAGGATACCTCTGCAATGACTAGGTCGATGATTGTCACCAGCAGCAGTACCTCCACCATCACAAAACCAACTCCTGCCCCGGTCGCACCCGCTTCCGCTCCAGTCCCTGAGCAGAATGGTGTGGCCAAGGAGGTTGAGAAGACTCCTGTAGATGAGCCAGTTCCTGAGGCTGTAGTTCCTACCGAAGCTCCTGTTGCTGTTCCATCAGTGAGCAAGGCTGAGAAGGAAGCATTGAACACGGAGAAAACGGAGGAAGGGGCGCGTCAGGAGGAGGAGCAAACTTTTGTGGTGGAATCTTTGCCCGAAGCTTTGGTTACCTCAGTTAATGTAGAGGAAAAATCTGATGAGGGCACTGAAAAGGAGGTGCCTAAGGCTCAGGAGCAGGCTGCGCCCAAGAAACCATCGCGCAGCAAGGAGAACTCTGAGGTGCGGGAACTGACCCCACCAGAGGGTGCTGATCTGATGACCGCTTCGATGATGGCCAAGAAGATCACGACCGAGGAGGAGGCGAAGGCCGCTTTGGCCGAGAGACGACGTCTGGCCCGCGAGGAGGCCGAACGACAGGCGGAATTAGAGCGCCAACGACTGGAGGCTGAACGCCTGGCAGAGATCAAAGCCCAagaggaggaggcggagcgCCAACGCCTGTTCGAGGAGGAGTCCACTCGCCTAGCCGAGGAACAGCGCCGCGGGGAGGAGGAGCGCCTGCGCAAGGCCATCGAG GAAGCCCAACAGCGTGAGGAGGAAGAGAAACGACGGCGCGAGGAGGAGGAAAAACAGCGCGTGGAACGTGAGGAGGCCGAAAAGAAGGCCAAGGAGGAGGCAGAGAAGCAGCGCGTCGAGGTGGCCGAGCGCCTTAAGCGAGAGGAGAAGGAGCGCGAGGAACGTCGCAAGCGGGTGGAGGCCATCATGCTGCGCACCCGCAAGGGAGGCGCTGCCACCACACCCTCCAAG GACGCTAACGACAAAGCAGCTCCTGCCGCACCGGCTCCAGAGAAtaatagcagcagcaacagcagcgtcaccgggagcagcaacaactcgGCTGAGGGCTCGCCCAGCACAGCAGATTCCACGCCAGCACCAACGGCAACGGACACTGTCCAGGAGGCGCCAAACAGTCAGGCGATGTACGAGCAATCGGTGCTAGACAAGGAGAACTCGCTTATCAACAGCTTCTCCACGATGATCATCGATGAGAATGCCAAGAACCTGCAGCAGGTGAGCAACGGCAAGTTGCTGGTGGACTTCGAGAGCACCAACACTGTGCCGGCGGTTGCCAACGGCAATGGACACATCGAGAATGTCAACAACAAGAA TGACATCAATCTGCTGCAGGACGTAGTCGCTCCGGTCGCCACCCAGCTGATTGACCTGAGCATCGAGTCACAAGATCTACACCtgaacaataacaacagctTGCTGACGAGCACAGCGGCAACCACCACGCTAGTCACTGCTGATAGTCACGAGAATAAAG ATATATCGCTGCTGTGA
- the LOC6610720 gene encoding ensconsin isoform X10 — protein sequence MASLGGQHGNISTNPEVENTAKRPESREGSAERKAHAFAPAKISGCSAGATLHWFAQVGGQISASEDDSQASKDREEKLKYARDRQNEERHRKIEELRAQAEAAQRYREQKEEERRRRIEEIRTRDTEKRHQVEERKKAIFEAEKERREYILKKNQERESRIEVKKRDRNSIGFAFGSSTPRLLDVPADYGLVSPSAFWGQRRSTSISNVAGASLTRRSSERELADSGAKKRASSSTDRQDGRAYSMNRLDQLAQPIRRNGEHMRAILERERRERELEMLDETASLGGGGGRRGAGSSARARRAGSAGSGSSSAAGIMSRSMTHLAGGGGQRERVKYSLGGGISTSFRPLASGAGGQRDSTSSRSGNATPGGHFNSSRPGSAMSTSTNMSTSGLVPRRPATAPRKPRPASIAGTGMSLEEINKLKRDQKPPVKTTAASPSAQTTPKRTANLMSTSLIVTSSSSRLSSAEKKTPSKREPPVPKAASASKALPSRTASSERISRLTKEPKTKDTSAMTRSMIVTSSSTSTITKPTPAPVAPASAPVPEQNGVAKEVEKTPVDEPVPEAVVPTEAPVAVPSVSKAEKEALNTEKTEEGARQEEEQTFVVESLPEALVTSVNVEEKSDEGTEKEVPKAQEQAAPKKPSRSKENSEVRELTPPEGADLMTASMMAKKITTEEEAKAALAERRRLAREEAERQAELERQRLEAERLAEIKAQEEEAERQRLFEEESTRLAEEQRRGEEERLRKAIEEAQQREEEEKRRREEEEKQRVEREEAEKKAKEEAEKQRVEVAERLKREEKEREERRKRVEAIMLRTRKGGAATTPSKDANDKAAPAAPAPENNSSSNSSVTGSSNNSAEGSPSTADSTPAPTATDTVQEAPNSQAMYEQSVLDKENSLINSFSTMIIDENAKNLQQVSNGKLLVDFESTNTVPAVANGNGHIENVNNKNDINLLQDVVAPVATQLIDLSIESQDLHLNNNNSLLTSTAATTTLVTADSHENKDISLL from the exons CGTCCAAAGACCGTGAGGAGAAACTGAAATATGCCCGCGATCGCCAAAATGAGGAGCGCCACCGGAAGATCGAGGAGCTGCGCGCCCAGGCCGAGGCCGCCCAGCGCTACCGTGAacaaaaggaggaggagcgcCGTCGACGCATCGAGGAGATCCGTACCCGGGACACAGAGAAGCGCCACCAGGTGGAGGAGCGCAAGAAGGCCATTTTCGAGGCCGAGAAGGAGCGCCGCGAGTACATCCTCAAAAAGAATCAG GAACGCGAGTCCCGGATAGAAGTCAAAAAGCGGGACAGAAACTCCATCGGCTTCGCTTTTGGCTCCTCGACTCCCCGCCTGCTGGATGTGCCCGCGGATTATGGTCTGGTATCGCCCAGTGCCTTTTGGGGTCAGCGGAG GTCCACATCTATATCGAACGTAGCGGGCGCCTCGCTCACACGTCGAAGTTCAGAGCGTGAACTTGCCGACAGTGGTGCTAAGAAGCGTGCCTCCTCATCGACGGACCGACAAGATG GACGGGCCTACTCGATGAACCGCTTGGACCAGCTGGCGCAGCCAATACGCCGCAATGGGGAGCACATGCGGGCGATTCTGGAGCGGGAACGCCGCGAGCGGGAGCTGGAGATGCTGGACGAGACCGCCTCGCTGGGCGGAGGAGGGGGGCGTCGCGGTGCGGGGTCCAGCGCCCGTGCACGGCGGGCGGGAAGCGCCGGAAGCGGTAGCTCCAGTGCCGCCGGCATAATGTCCCGCAGCATGACACACTTGGCCGGAGGAGGCGGCCAGCGCGAGCGCGTAAAGTACTCGCTGGGAGGCGGCATATCGACCAGCTTCCGGCCGCTGGCCAGCGGAGCCGGAGGGCAGCGGGACTCCACCA GCTCGCGATCGGGAAATGCCACGCCCGGCGGACACTTCAATAGCTCAAGGCCCGGCAGCGCCATGTCCACATCGACAAACATGTCCACATCCGGGCTGGTGCCCAGGCGACCGGCAACAGCACCCCGAAAACCGAGGCCCGCTAGTATCGCCGGAACGGGCATGTCCCTCGAGG AGATTAATAAACTCAAGAGGGATCAGAAGCCGCCCGTGAAGACGACAGCCGCCTCACCATCCGCACAAACGACACCCAAACGAACTGCAAACCTTATGTCCACCTCCCTGATCGTGACCTCCAGCTCATCGCGGCTGAGCAGCGCCGAGAAGAAGACGCCCTCGAAGCGG GAACCTCCGGTACCCAAGGCAGCATCAGCTTCAAAGGCGCTTCCAAGTCGCACGGCCAGTTCCGAGCGCATCAGTAGGCTTACCAAGGAACCGAAAACCAAGGATACCTCTGCAATGACTAGGTCGATGATTGTCACCAGCAGCAGTACCTCCACCATCACAAAACCAACTCCTGCCCCGGTCGCACCCGCTTCCGCTCCAGTCCCTGAGCAGAATGGTGTGGCCAAGGAGGTTGAGAAGACTCCTGTAGATGAGCCAGTTCCTGAGGCTGTAGTTCCTACCGAAGCTCCTGTTGCTGTTCCATCAGTGAGCAAGGCTGAGAAGGAAGCATTGAACACGGAGAAAACGGAGGAAGGGGCGCGTCAGGAGGAGGAGCAAACTTTTGTGGTGGAATCTTTGCCCGAAGCTTTGGTTACCTCAGTTAATGTAGAGGAAAAATCTGATGAGGGCACTGAAAAGGAGGTGCCTAAGGCTCAGGAGCAGGCTGCGCCCAAGAAACCATCGCGCAGCAAGGAGAACTCTGAGGTGCGGGAACTGACCCCACCAGAGGGTGCTGATCTGATGACCGCTTCGATGATGGCCAAGAAGATCACGACCGAGGAGGAGGCGAAGGCCGCTTTGGCCGAGAGACGACGTCTGGCCCGCGAGGAGGCCGAACGACAGGCGGAATTAGAGCGCCAACGACTGGAGGCTGAACGCCTGGCAGAGATCAAAGCCCAagaggaggaggcggagcgCCAACGCCTGTTCGAGGAGGAGTCCACTCGCCTAGCCGAGGAACAGCGCCGCGGGGAGGAGGAGCGCCTGCGCAAGGCCATCGAG GAAGCCCAACAGCGTGAGGAGGAAGAGAAACGACGGCGCGAGGAGGAGGAAAAACAGCGCGTGGAACGTGAGGAGGCCGAAAAGAAGGCCAAGGAGGAGGCAGAGAAGCAGCGCGTCGAGGTGGCCGAGCGCCTTAAGCGAGAGGAGAAGGAGCGCGAGGAACGTCGCAAGCGGGTGGAGGCCATCATGCTGCGCACCCGCAAGGGAGGCGCTGCCACCACACCCTCCAAG GACGCTAACGACAAAGCAGCTCCTGCCGCACCGGCTCCAGAGAAtaatagcagcagcaacagcagcgtcaccgggagcagcaacaactcgGCTGAGGGCTCGCCCAGCACAGCAGATTCCACGCCAGCACCAACGGCAACGGACACTGTCCAGGAGGCGCCAAACAGTCAGGCGATGTACGAGCAATCGGTGCTAGACAAGGAGAACTCGCTTATCAACAGCTTCTCCACGATGATCATCGATGAGAATGCCAAGAACCTGCAGCAGGTGAGCAACGGCAAGTTGCTGGTGGACTTCGAGAGCACCAACACTGTGCCGGCGGTTGCCAACGGCAATGGACACATCGAGAATGTCAACAACAAGAA TGACATCAATCTGCTGCAGGACGTAGTCGCTCCGGTCGCCACCCAGCTGATTGACCTGAGCATCGAGTCACAAGATCTACACCtgaacaataacaacagctTGCTGACGAGCACAGCGGCAACCACCACGCTAGTCACTGCTGATAGTCACGAGAATAAAG ATATATCGCTGCTGTGA
- the LOC6610720 gene encoding ensconsin isoform X7 has product MASLGGQHGNISTNPEVENTAKRPESREGSAERKAHAFAPAKISGCSAGATLHWFAQVGGQISASEDDSQASKDREEKLKYARDRQNEERHRKIEELRAQAEAAQRYREQKEEERRRRIEEIRTRDTEKRHQVEERKKAIFEAEKERREYILKKNQERESRIEVKKRDRNSIGFAFGSSTPRLLDVPADYGLVSPSAFWGQRRSTSISNVAGASLTRRSSERELADSGAKKRASSSTDRQDEDSVDSSPMVFRSVYRRKTDLMPTIPSPRDGHYGSRGSLSSTPARTPGRAYSMNRLDQLAQPIRRNGEHMRAILERERRERELEMLDETASLGGGGGRRGAGSSARARRAGSAGSGSSSAAGIMSRSMTHLAGGGGQRERVKYSLGGGISTSFRPLASGAGGQRDSTSSRSGNATPGGHFNSSRPGSAMSTSTNMSTSGLVPRRPATAPRKPRPASIAGTGMSLEEINKLKRDQKPPVKTTAASPSAQTTPKRTANLMSTSLIVTSSSSRLSSAEKKTPSKREPPVPKAASASKALPSRTASSERISRLTKEPKTKDTSAMTRSMIVTSSSTSTITKPTPAPVAPASAPVPEQNGVAKEVEKTPVDEPVPEAVVPTEAPVAVPSVSKAEKEALNTEKTEEGARQEEEQTFVVESLPEALVTSVNVEEKSDEGTEKEVPKAQEQAAPKKPSRSKENSEVRELTPPEGADLMTASMMAKKITTEEEAKAALAERRRLAREEAERQAELERQRLEAERLAEIKAQEEEAERQRLFEEESTRLAEEQRRGEEERLRKAIEEAQQREEEEKRRREEEEKQRVEREEAEKKAKEEAEKQRVEVAERLKREEKEREERRKRVEAIMLRTRKGGAATTPSKDANDKAAPAAPAPENNSSSNSSVTGSSNNSAEGSPSTADSTPAPTATDTVQEAPNSQAMYEQSVLDKENSLINSFSTMIIDENAKNLQQVSNGKLLVDFESTNTVPAVANGNGHIENVNNKNDINLLQDVVAPVATQLIDLSIESQDLHLNNNNSLLTSTAATTTLVTADSHENKDISLL; this is encoded by the exons CGTCCAAAGACCGTGAGGAGAAACTGAAATATGCCCGCGATCGCCAAAATGAGGAGCGCCACCGGAAGATCGAGGAGCTGCGCGCCCAGGCCGAGGCCGCCCAGCGCTACCGTGAacaaaaggaggaggagcgcCGTCGACGCATCGAGGAGATCCGTACCCGGGACACAGAGAAGCGCCACCAGGTGGAGGAGCGCAAGAAGGCCATTTTCGAGGCCGAGAAGGAGCGCCGCGAGTACATCCTCAAAAAGAATCAG GAACGCGAGTCCCGGATAGAAGTCAAAAAGCGGGACAGAAACTCCATCGGCTTCGCTTTTGGCTCCTCGACTCCCCGCCTGCTGGATGTGCCCGCGGATTATGGTCTGGTATCGCCCAGTGCCTTTTGGGGTCAGCGGAG GTCCACATCTATATCGAACGTAGCGGGCGCCTCGCTCACACGTCGAAGTTCAGAGCGTGAACTTGCCGACAGTGGTGCTAAGAAGCGTGCCTCCTCATCGACGGACCGACAAGATG AAGATAGCGTTGACTCATCACCCATGGTGTTCCGAAGCGTTTACCGCAGGAAAACGGACCTCATGCCGACAATACCTAGCCCCCGAGACGGGCATTATGGTTCGCGAGGCTCCCTGAGCTCCACGCCGGCCAGAACCCCAG GACGGGCCTACTCGATGAACCGCTTGGACCAGCTGGCGCAGCCAATACGCCGCAATGGGGAGCACATGCGGGCGATTCTGGAGCGGGAACGCCGCGAGCGGGAGCTGGAGATGCTGGACGAGACCGCCTCGCTGGGCGGAGGAGGGGGGCGTCGCGGTGCGGGGTCCAGCGCCCGTGCACGGCGGGCGGGAAGCGCCGGAAGCGGTAGCTCCAGTGCCGCCGGCATAATGTCCCGCAGCATGACACACTTGGCCGGAGGAGGCGGCCAGCGCGAGCGCGTAAAGTACTCGCTGGGAGGCGGCATATCGACCAGCTTCCGGCCGCTGGCCAGCGGAGCCGGAGGGCAGCGGGACTCCACCA GCTCGCGATCGGGAAATGCCACGCCCGGCGGACACTTCAATAGCTCAAGGCCCGGCAGCGCCATGTCCACATCGACAAACATGTCCACATCCGGGCTGGTGCCCAGGCGACCGGCAACAGCACCCCGAAAACCGAGGCCCGCTAGTATCGCCGGAACGGGCATGTCCCTCGAGG AGATTAATAAACTCAAGAGGGATCAGAAGCCGCCCGTGAAGACGACAGCCGCCTCACCATCCGCACAAACGACACCCAAACGAACTGCAAACCTTATGTCCACCTCCCTGATCGTGACCTCCAGCTCATCGCGGCTGAGCAGCGCCGAGAAGAAGACGCCCTCGAAGCGG GAACCTCCGGTACCCAAGGCAGCATCAGCTTCAAAGGCGCTTCCAAGTCGCACGGCCAGTTCCGAGCGCATCAGTAGGCTTACCAAGGAACCGAAAACCAAGGATACCTCTGCAATGACTAGGTCGATGATTGTCACCAGCAGCAGTACCTCCACCATCACAAAACCAACTCCTGCCCCGGTCGCACCCGCTTCCGCTCCAGTCCCTGAGCAGAATGGTGTGGCCAAGGAGGTTGAGAAGACTCCTGTAGATGAGCCAGTTCCTGAGGCTGTAGTTCCTACCGAAGCTCCTGTTGCTGTTCCATCAGTGAGCAAGGCTGAGAAGGAAGCATTGAACACGGAGAAAACGGAGGAAGGGGCGCGTCAGGAGGAGGAGCAAACTTTTGTGGTGGAATCTTTGCCCGAAGCTTTGGTTACCTCAGTTAATGTAGAGGAAAAATCTGATGAGGGCACTGAAAAGGAGGTGCCTAAGGCTCAGGAGCAGGCTGCGCCCAAGAAACCATCGCGCAGCAAGGAGAACTCTGAGGTGCGGGAACTGACCCCACCAGAGGGTGCTGATCTGATGACCGCTTCGATGATGGCCAAGAAGATCACGACCGAGGAGGAGGCGAAGGCCGCTTTGGCCGAGAGACGACGTCTGGCCCGCGAGGAGGCCGAACGACAGGCGGAATTAGAGCGCCAACGACTGGAGGCTGAACGCCTGGCAGAGATCAAAGCCCAagaggaggaggcggagcgCCAACGCCTGTTCGAGGAGGAGTCCACTCGCCTAGCCGAGGAACAGCGCCGCGGGGAGGAGGAGCGCCTGCGCAAGGCCATCGAG GAAGCCCAACAGCGTGAGGAGGAAGAGAAACGACGGCGCGAGGAGGAGGAAAAACAGCGCGTGGAACGTGAGGAGGCCGAAAAGAAGGCCAAGGAGGAGGCAGAGAAGCAGCGCGTCGAGGTGGCCGAGCGCCTTAAGCGAGAGGAGAAGGAGCGCGAGGAACGTCGCAAGCGGGTGGAGGCCATCATGCTGCGCACCCGCAAGGGAGGCGCTGCCACCACACCCTCCAAG GACGCTAACGACAAAGCAGCTCCTGCCGCACCGGCTCCAGAGAAtaatagcagcagcaacagcagcgtcaccgggagcagcaacaactcgGCTGAGGGCTCGCCCAGCACAGCAGATTCCACGCCAGCACCAACGGCAACGGACACTGTCCAGGAGGCGCCAAACAGTCAGGCGATGTACGAGCAATCGGTGCTAGACAAGGAGAACTCGCTTATCAACAGCTTCTCCACGATGATCATCGATGAGAATGCCAAGAACCTGCAGCAGGTGAGCAACGGCAAGTTGCTGGTGGACTTCGAGAGCACCAACACTGTGCCGGCGGTTGCCAACGGCAATGGACACATCGAGAATGTCAACAACAAGAA TGACATCAATCTGCTGCAGGACGTAGTCGCTCCGGTCGCCACCCAGCTGATTGACCTGAGCATCGAGTCACAAGATCTACACCtgaacaataacaacagctTGCTGACGAGCACAGCGGCAACCACCACGCTAGTCACTGCTGATAGTCACGAGAATAAAG ATATATCGCTGCTGTGA